Proteins encoded by one window of Chiroxiphia lanceolata isolate bChiLan1 chromosome 26, bChiLan1.pri, whole genome shotgun sequence:
- the DNAJC7 gene encoding dnaJ homolog subfamily C member 7 → MAAAAAEPECDVVMAAPDGPGEADSDEETRREAEAFKEQGNAYYAKKDYNEAYNYYTKAIDTCPNNASYYGNRAATLMMLGRFREALEDAQQSVRLDDSFVRGHLREGKCHLSLGNAMAASRCFQRVLELDHKNTQAQQELKNATTVLEYEKIAEVDFEKRDFRKVVFCMDRALEFAPACHRFKILKAECLALLGRYPEAQSVASDILRMDSTNADALYVRGLCLYYEDCIEKAVQFFVQALRMAPDHEKACLACRNAKALKAKKEDGNKAFKKGNYKLAYELYTEALGIDPNNIKTNAKLYCNRGTVNSKLRKLEEAIDDCTNAVKLDDTYIKAYLRRAQCYMDTEQYEDAVRDYEKVYQTEKTKEHKQLLKNAQVELKKSKRKDYYKILGVDKNASEDEIKKAYRKRALMHHPDRHSGASAEVQKEEEKKFKEVGEAFTILSDPKKKARYDSGQDLEEDGLNMGDFDANNIFKAFFSGPGGFSFEASGPGNFFFQFG, encoded by the exons agaagcagaagcaTTCAAGGAGCAAGGAAACGCGTACTATGCCAAGAAGGATTACAACGAAGCGTACAACTACTACACGAAAGCCATAG ATACCTGTCCCAATAATGCCAGTTATTATGGGAACAGAGCTGCCACGCTCATGATGCTGGGGAGGTTCCGAGAAGCACTGGAGGATGCTCAGCAGTCGGTCAGGTTGGACGACAGCTTTGTGCGG GGCCATCTGCGGGAAGGGAAGTGCCACCTTTCCCTAGGGAATGCCATGGCTGCCAGTCGCTGCTTTCAACGAGTTTTAGAACTGGATCATAAGAATacccaggcacagcaggag CTGAAGAACGCCACGACTGTGCTTGAGTATGAAAAAATAGCTGAAGTGGATTTTGAGAAACGGGATTTCAGGAAG GTTGTGTTTTGCATGGATCGTGCTCTGGAGTTTGCTCCCGCATGTCACCGGTTCAAAATCCTCAAGGCCGAGTGTTTGGCGCTGCTGGGCCGGTACCCCGAGGCTCAGTCTGTGGCCAG TGATATCCTGCGGATGGACTCGACGAACGCCGACGCGCTGTACGTGCGCGGGCTGTGCCTGTACTACGAGGACTGCATCGAGAAGGCCGTGCAGTTCTTCGTGCAGGCCCTCAGGATGGCCCCGGACCACGAGAAGGCCTGTCTTGCCTGCAGG AATGCCAAAGCACTTAAAGCGAAGAAGGAAGATGGGAATAAAGCATTCAAGAAAGGCAACTACAAACTAGCATATGAACTGTACACAGAGGCACTAGGAATAGACCCAAATAATATCAAAACAAATGCCAAACTCTACTGTAACAGGGGGACGGTTAATTCAAAG CTTAGGAAACTTGAAGAAGCAATCGACGACTGCACGAACGCGGTGAAGCTGGACGACACGTACATCAAGGCGTACCTGAGGAGGGCACAGTG TTACATGGACACAGAACAATATGAAGATGCTGTAAGAGACTATGAGAAGGTTTAtcagacagagaaaacaaaag AACACAAACAGCTCCTAAAGAACGCACAGGTGGAACTGAAAAAGAGCAAACGGAAAGACTACTACAAAATCCTGGGGGTGGACAAAAATGCCTCTGAAGATGAGATCAAGAAGGCTTACAGGAAACGAGCACTAATGCACCATCCAG ATCGACACAGTGGGGCAAGTGCAGAAGTacagaaagaagaggagaagaaatttAAGGAGGTTGGTGAAGCCTTTACAATCCTGTCAGATCCCAAGAAGAAGGCCCGCTACGACAGCGGGCAGGATCTGGAAGAGGATGGATTGAACATGGGAG ACTTTGATGCAAATAACATCTTCAAGGCCTTCTTCAGCGGGCCGGGAGGCTTCAGCTTCGAAG cttctggtcctggaaatttctttttccagtttggctaa